The following are from one region of the Stanieria sp. NIES-3757 genome:
- the lon gene encoding ATP-dependent protease Lon, with the protein MSYVASLLLNRQNKLETNLLLPLRDVVLLPGITLPVVAGKPRSVAVVESTMLTESRQLIIAAIRPQTLQNLSSSETAPKIFNDNKTSEPQFSEIESLEEIYPIATLAVIHKINRLPTGLIQLIVEGLERVEILKLVQTHPTYTVKFTKLPSLSAKEALATVTDEHTLEALTQAIKLLWTEAAAINPRFPDELLGFLLDSKDPAQLAYQTSLLLQQDVATTQKLLEEESLEKLLRQILTDLQKELEVQKLRGEILGETKKEIDQQQKQFFLRQQLKKIQEELGETDPDKQEAAELRSRLEAAALPEVVEKQAKRELSRLERVTSASAEGGVIRTYLDWLLEIPWHQQIEDNLDLDNARKILDEDHYGLDQVKERIIEHLATFKLKKLAQQQLASTSASTIPQSYTVGTVICFAGPPGVGKTSLGQSIARTLGRPFERISLGGLRDEAELRGHRRTYIGAMPGRIIQALHRAAVKNPVIMLDELDKVGMDYRGDPASVLLEILDPQQNHSFRDLYLDLDFDLAQVLFIGTANDLSHVPPPLLDRLEIIELSGYSPQEKINIAQKYLLPRQIHKAGLPDDALQIPESTLRLIIEYYTYEAGVRKLEQQLGNICRKVAVNYATGKTHSQLIHPEQLEELLGVRQYLREEIRPDSKPGVATGLAWTIQGGEILFIEAVLLPQGEDLILTGQLGEVMQESAEIARSYVWSQAESLGIDSNIFKDNGLHIHVPAGAIPKDGPSAGVTMVTAIASLLMHHSVRNDTAMTGEINLSGEVLPIGGVREKVLAAHRIGIKRVLLPRHNEKDLLDIPADIKQQMEFIFCDRIEQVLANALVNYQEVKSNHDYNNFDGAKLLETN; encoded by the coding sequence ATGTCCTATGTCGCTTCTCTACTATTAAACAGACAAAATAAATTAGAAACTAACTTATTGCTTCCCTTAAGGGATGTTGTTTTATTACCTGGAATCACTTTACCAGTAGTGGCAGGAAAACCACGCTCTGTAGCAGTTGTAGAGTCTACCATGCTAACAGAAAGCAGGCAGTTAATTATAGCTGCCATTCGTCCTCAAACTCTACAAAACTTGTCGAGTTCAGAAACAGCACCAAAAATATTTAACGATAATAAAACTTCTGAACCTCAATTCTCAGAAATTGAAAGCCTTGAAGAAATTTATCCCATAGCAACATTAGCAGTTATCCATAAAATAAATCGCTTACCAACGGGTCTAATCCAACTAATTGTTGAAGGTTTAGAAAGAGTCGAAATCTTAAAATTAGTACAGACTCATCCTACTTATACTGTTAAATTTACAAAACTGCCTTCCTTGAGTGCAAAAGAAGCTTTGGCTACGGTGACAGATGAACACACTCTTGAAGCTTTAACTCAAGCAATTAAATTACTTTGGACAGAAGCAGCAGCTATAAATCCACGATTTCCTGACGAACTACTGGGATTTTTATTAGATAGTAAAGATCCAGCCCAGTTAGCATATCAAACCTCTTTATTGCTTCAACAAGATGTTGCAACTACCCAAAAGCTTTTAGAAGAAGAAAGTCTGGAAAAACTATTGCGCCAAATTTTAACAGATTTACAAAAAGAACTTGAAGTTCAAAAATTAAGAGGAGAAATTTTAGGAGAGACAAAAAAAGAAATCGATCAGCAACAAAAACAATTCTTCTTACGCCAGCAACTTAAAAAAATTCAGGAAGAATTAGGGGAAACAGATCCAGATAAACAAGAAGCTGCTGAATTGCGATCGCGTTTGGAAGCAGCAGCATTACCAGAAGTGGTAGAAAAACAAGCTAAACGAGAACTCAGTCGTCTAGAAAGAGTTACCAGTGCATCCGCAGAAGGAGGTGTAATTCGCACTTATCTCGATTGGTTATTAGAAATACCTTGGCACCAACAGATAGAAGATAATCTCGATCTGGATAATGCCAGAAAAATTTTAGATGAAGATCATTATGGTTTAGATCAAGTTAAAGAAAGAATTATCGAACATTTAGCTACTTTCAAACTGAAAAAACTAGCTCAACAGCAATTAGCATCAACCTCAGCAAGTACAATTCCTCAGTCTTATACAGTTGGTACGGTAATTTGTTTTGCAGGCCCTCCAGGAGTAGGTAAAACTAGTCTAGGTCAATCAATCGCACGAACTTTGGGCAGACCATTTGAACGCATTAGTTTGGGTGGTTTGAGGGATGAAGCAGAATTACGGGGTCATCGTCGTACTTATATTGGTGCAATGCCTGGTCGTATTATTCAAGCTTTACATCGAGCAGCGGTTAAAAATCCCGTTATTATGTTGGACGAGTTGGATAAAGTAGGAATGGATTATCGTGGCGATCCTGCCTCCGTGTTATTAGAAATTCTCGATCCACAACAGAATCATAGTTTCCGTGATTTATATTTAGATTTAGATTTCGATCTTGCCCAAGTCCTATTTATTGGCACTGCTAACGATCTATCTCATGTTCCTCCACCCCTACTAGATCGTTTAGAAATTATCGAACTATCTGGTTATTCACCTCAAGAAAAAATCAACATTGCTCAAAAATATTTGCTGCCACGACAAATTCATAAAGCTGGACTACCAGATGATGCCCTACAAATTCCTGAATCAACGCTTAGGCTAATTATCGAATATTATACCTACGAGGCAGGAGTGAGAAAACTAGAACAACAACTAGGTAATATTTGCCGTAAAGTTGCCGTAAACTATGCCACTGGTAAAACTCATTCTCAGCTAATTCATCCCGAACAACTAGAAGAATTGTTGGGTGTCAGACAATATCTGAGGGAAGAAATTCGCCCAGATAGTAAGCCTGGTGTCGCTACTGGTCTTGCTTGGACAATACAAGGAGGAGAAATTTTATTTATTGAAGCCGTATTATTACCCCAAGGAGAAGACCTGATTCTCACAGGTCAATTGGGAGAAGTAATGCAAGAATCGGCGGAAATTGCACGTTCCTATGTATGGTCGCAAGCTGAATCATTAGGGATTGACTCTAATATCTTTAAAGATAATGGTTTGCACATTCATGTCCCTGCGGGGGCAATTCCCAAAGATGGCCCATCTGCGGGAGTAACCATGGTTACAGCGATCGCGTCTCTCTTAATGCACCATTCAGTCCGCAATGATACTGCTATGACAGGAGAAATTAATCTTAGTGGAGAAGTATTACCGATTGGTGGTGTACGAGAAAAAGTTTTAGCTGCTCATCGCATTGGTATTAAACGGGTTTTATTACCTCGACACAATGAAAAAGACTTGCTTGATATTCCAGCAGATATTAAACAACAAATGGAGTTTATCTTTTGCGATCGCATTGAGCAAGTCTTGGCTAATGCTTTAGTAAATTACCAGGAGGTTAAATCTAATCACGACTATAACAATTTTGACGGAGCCAAGTTGCTCGAAACAAATTAA
- a CDS encoding pyridoxamine 5'-phosphate oxidase — protein MDISDFREEYLREGLRREQLAQDPFQQFELWFQQACTVNLPEPNAMCLATATASGYPSQRMVLLKYFDRQGFVFFTNYESKKAHQIESNPQVSLLFFWIALERQVQISGTAAKISTAESLKYFATRPRGSQIGAWCSQQSTVISSRQMLEMKFDEIKRKFHDREIPLPSAWGGYRVVPNSFEFWQGRPNRLHDRFLYSRLNAESSWEIQRLAP, from the coding sequence ATGGATATCAGCGATTTTAGGGAAGAATATCTTCGAGAAGGTTTAAGACGCGAACAACTAGCTCAAGACCCTTTTCAACAATTTGAACTTTGGTTTCAACAAGCTTGTACTGTCAATTTACCAGAACCAAATGCCATGTGTTTAGCAACAGCAACAGCTTCAGGTTATCCCTCCCAACGCATGGTGTTGTTGAAATATTTTGACCGTCAGGGATTTGTTTTTTTTACCAACTATGAAAGCAAAAAAGCTCACCAAATCGAATCAAATCCCCAAGTATCATTGTTATTTTTCTGGATTGCCTTAGAACGTCAGGTACAAATTTCTGGAACTGCTGCGAAAATTTCTACGGCTGAATCCTTAAAATATTTTGCTACCCGTCCCAGAGGGAGTCAAATTGGAGCTTGGTGTTCGCAACAAAGTACAGTAATCTCTTCTCGCCAAATGCTGGAGATGAAATTTGATGAGATCAAACGCAAGTTTCACGACCGAGAAATACCTCTACCTTCAGCTTGGGGTGGTTATCGAGTTGTGCCTAATAGTTTTGAATTTTGGCAAGGTAGACCTAATCGATTACACGATCGCTTTTTATATTCTCGCTTAAATGCTGAATCAAGTTGGGAAATTCAAAGGTTAGCTCCCTGA
- a CDS encoding hypothetical protein (conserved hypothetical protein), whose amino-acid sequence MEFQNLSLIKGYHAHIYFDEATVEQAKALCEEAGKLFQVTVGRMHHRAIGPHPSWSCQLAFGRNEYTDLLSWLALNRKGLTILIHPLTGDDLKDHTDYASWMGEPQSLKLDIL is encoded by the coding sequence ATGGAATTTCAGAATCTTAGTTTAATTAAGGGTTATCATGCCCACATCTACTTCGATGAGGCAACCGTCGAGCAAGCCAAGGCTTTATGTGAAGAAGCAGGCAAGCTATTTCAAGTAACTGTCGGTCGAATGCACCATCGAGCTATTGGACCTCATCCGAGTTGGAGTTGTCAGCTTGCTTTCGGTCGTAATGAATATACAGATTTACTATCTTGGCTGGCTTTAAATAGAAAAGGGCTGACTATTTTGATTCATCCTCTAACGGGAGATGATTTGAAAGATCATACTGATTACGCTTCGTGGATGGGAGAACCACAATCTTTAAAACTTGACATACTTTAA
- a CDS encoding dolichol-phosphate mannosyltransferase yields MKIKYISFSLVIIVVGILFSLFLQGQIADGVYFSGDGGLKALLAQQLAEGKFRFDLIPPQEVWIQNLWRDGLYPYQEPFVYDVDNKYYITFPYTFPLVTAPFYALFGYRGLYLIPLVSTWIIWFNFAWVCRQLKLNDLITSLGLFALIFTSYLTIYSAMYWEHTLAVALSFTGMSIFLIKSYPQGISVKNALISGCLIGLSVWFRPEFLCLVGLLTSLVILATLTVLFKEKVTFLKEINYLSQHKIFFLGSMFLTVGTFFVTNKLIYNHALGIHGIQAVEKVAFQEKLLGAWQNFQGLSLALADYLPIIYLPLLYLVIYLLQKCRTNIYLRAILISGTVILLITGLGFLFITGQVGTIKNVVKGLFPQLVLGLISIYLLKDVKIKFNLQLTIAYLFCLGFIVGVALLVPVGTAGLIAGGKQWGPRFLMILTPIITLITAIALNNFINYSQGLTKYSIFVLLGILMIWGIHQNIYQATLVLQKNNQATAAAVDFLQKDSHKFVAISHQFVGQALEPAVNGNKIFFRVDEQANLIKLGQALTTKQQREFIYICYPNRACDLPKLNPENLFFNQDNNQYKLQFLDLVKFGKYPIYQVEIDLIN; encoded by the coding sequence ATGAAAATTAAGTATATTTCTTTTTCTTTAGTAATTATTGTAGTTGGTATTTTATTTTCTTTGTTTTTACAAGGACAAATTGCTGATGGGGTTTATTTTAGTGGTGATGGTGGTTTAAAAGCTTTACTTGCACAACAGTTAGCTGAAGGAAAATTTCGATTCGATTTAATTCCTCCCCAAGAAGTTTGGATACAGAATCTTTGGCGTGATGGTTTGTATCCTTATCAAGAACCGTTTGTTTATGATGTTGATAATAAATACTATATTACTTTTCCCTACACTTTTCCTTTAGTAACTGCTCCTTTTTATGCTTTATTTGGATATCGAGGTTTATATTTAATTCCTTTAGTATCAACTTGGATCATTTGGTTTAATTTTGCTTGGGTTTGTCGTCAATTAAAGTTAAATGATTTAATTACCTCTTTGGGATTATTTGCTTTAATTTTTACTAGTTATTTAACTATTTATAGTGCTATGTACTGGGAGCATACTTTAGCAGTTGCTCTTAGTTTTACTGGCATGAGTATTTTTTTAATTAAGAGTTATCCTCAAGGAATTTCTGTCAAGAATGCTTTGATTAGTGGGTGTTTAATTGGTTTGTCAGTTTGGTTTCGACCAGAATTTCTTTGTCTAGTTGGCTTGTTAACTAGTTTAGTGATTCTAGCTACTCTTACTGTTTTATTTAAAGAAAAAGTAACTTTTTTAAAAGAGATTAATTATTTGAGTCAGCATAAAATATTTTTTCTAGGAAGTATGTTCCTGACAGTAGGAACTTTTTTTGTGACCAATAAATTAATTTACAATCATGCGCTTGGTATTCATGGAATTCAAGCAGTAGAAAAAGTTGCTTTTCAAGAAAAATTATTAGGAGCTTGGCAAAATTTCCAAGGACTAAGCTTGGCTTTAGCTGATTATTTACCAATTATTTATTTGCCTCTGCTTTATTTAGTAATTTATTTGTTGCAAAAATGCCGAACTAATATTTATTTAAGAGCCATATTAATAAGTGGAACTGTTATTTTATTAATAACTGGATTGGGATTTTTATTCATAACAGGTCAAGTAGGGACAATTAAAAATGTTGTTAAGGGTTTATTCCCTCAGTTGGTTTTAGGTCTGATTAGCATTTATCTTTTAAAAGATGTAAAAATTAAATTTAATCTACAATTAACAATTGCTTATTTATTCTGCCTAGGTTTTATCGTAGGGGTAGCTCTTTTAGTTCCTGTAGGTACTGCTGGTTTAATTGCAGGAGGTAAGCAATGGGGTCCTAGATTTTTAATGATTTTAACACCAATTATTACTTTAATAACCGCGATCGCTTTAAATAATTTCATCAATTATAGTCAAGGCTTAACTAAATACTCTATCTTTGTTTTACTAGGAATTTTAATGATTTGGGGAATACATCAAAATATTTATCAAGCGACTTTAGTTTTACAGAAAAACAATCAAGCCACAGCAGCAGCAGTTGATTTTTTACAAAAAGACAGTCACAAGTTTGTAGCGATTTCTCATCAATTTGTCGGACAAGCTTTAGAACCTGCCGTTAATGGAAATAAAATCTTTTTTAGAGTTGATGAGCAAGCAAATTTAATTAAATTAGGTCAAGCTTTAACTACGAAACAACAGCGAGAATTTATTTATATTTGTTATCCAAATCGAGCTTGTGATTTACCCAAGTTAAATCCTGAAAATTTATTTTTTAATCAGGACAATAATCAATATAAGCTTCAATTTTTAGACTTAGTAAAATTTGGGAAATATCCGATTTATCAAGTAGAAATTGACCTGATTAATTAG
- a CDS encoding Radical SAM domain protein, whose translation MICQTNNLKIVEAILDKADRGEDLSETEALTLLQQKNPKAIAQIKQTADNLRQKHVGDTVTYVINRNINFTNICEQHCSFCAFRRDADQEGAFWLNSEQIIAKAAEAVQKDATEICMQGGLNPQAKLNGTSLNYYLRLVATIKQEFPQLHLHAFSPQEVEFIAREDGISYEEVILALQDTGVGSMPGTAAEVLDDAVRKIICPEKINTATWLEIISTAHRLGMPTTSTMLSGHIETPVQQIAHLAKLRSLQQTAIENNYPARITEFIILPFVGQEAPKPLRHRVGRDQPSLSDTLHLTAVARIFLGNWIPNHQPSWVKLNLAGATEALTWGCNDIGGTLMEEHITTMAGAQGGTSMSVETLQEAVKSLNRPYQQRTTLYEYLPLN comes from the coding sequence GTGATTTGCCAAACTAATAACTTAAAAATTGTCGAGGCTATTTTAGACAAAGCAGATAGAGGTGAAGACTTATCAGAAACCGAAGCCTTAACCTTACTTCAGCAAAAAAACCCAAAAGCAATTGCGCAAATTAAACAAACCGCAGACAATCTAAGACAGAAACACGTAGGTGATACAGTAACTTACGTGATCAACCGCAATATTAACTTCACAAACATCTGCGAGCAACATTGTAGCTTTTGTGCCTTTCGTCGTGATGCTGATCAAGAGGGAGCATTTTGGCTTAATAGTGAGCAAATCATAGCAAAAGCAGCCGAAGCAGTTCAAAAAGATGCTACAGAAATATGTATGCAGGGAGGACTTAACCCCCAGGCAAAATTAAATGGTACTTCTTTAAATTATTACTTGCGTTTGGTGGCAACTATTAAACAAGAATTTCCTCAACTTCATCTCCATGCTTTTTCTCCACAAGAAGTAGAGTTTATTGCTCGTGAAGATGGTATCAGTTATGAAGAAGTAATTCTGGCTTTACAAGATACTGGAGTAGGTTCAATGCCTGGTACTGCTGCCGAAGTTTTAGATGATGCCGTCAGAAAAATTATTTGTCCTGAAAAAATTAATACTGCTACCTGGTTAGAAATAATTAGTACCGCTCATCGATTAGGAATGCCTACTACCAGTACCATGTTATCTGGTCACATTGAAACACCAGTACAACAGATAGCGCATTTAGCTAAATTGCGATCGCTACAACAAACTGCTATTGAAAACAATTATCCTGCCAGAATTACAGAATTTATTATTCTGCCTTTTGTGGGACAAGAAGCACCCAAACCACTCCGCCATCGAGTTGGCAGAGATCAACCTAGTTTATCGGATACTTTACATCTTACTGCCGTTGCCCGCATTTTTCTCGGCAATTGGATACCCAATCATCAACCAAGCTGGGTAAAACTCAATTTAGCAGGAGCAACTGAAGCATTAACTTGGGGTTGTAATGATATTGGTGGCACCTTAATGGAAGAACATATTACTACCATGGCAGGAGCGCAAGGTGGTACTTCTATGTCAGTAGAAACTTTACAAGAAGCAGTAAAATCTCTTAATCGTCCCTATCAACAAAGAACCACTCTATACGAATATCTACCACTGAATTAG
- a CDS encoding NAD-dependent epimerase/dehydratase, with protein MRVLVTGGAGFIGSHLIDRLMVQGHEVVCLDNFYTGHKRNILKWLDNPYFELIRHDITEPIRLEVDQIYHLACPASPVHYQYNPVKTIKTNVMGTLNMLGLAKRVKARFLLASTSEVYGDPDVHPQPEEYRGNVNCIGIRSCYDEGKRVAETLAFDYYRQNNVDIRVARIFNTYGPRMLENDGRVVSNFVVQALRGTPLTIYGDGSQTRSFCYVSDLVEGLMRLMNNEYIGPVNIGNPGEYTILELAKTIQTMVNPDAELVYKPLPQDDPQQRQPDITRAKTWLGWEPTIPLQEGLKLTIEDFRNRIESQEVQKLS; from the coding sequence ATGAGAGTATTAGTAACTGGTGGTGCTGGTTTTATCGGTTCCCATTTAATCGATCGCTTGATGGTACAAGGACATGAAGTTGTCTGTCTTGATAATTTTTACACTGGTCACAAGCGTAATATCCTTAAATGGCTAGATAATCCTTATTTTGAATTGATCCGTCATGATATCACTGAACCTATTCGTCTTGAAGTAGACCAAATTTATCATCTCGCTTGTCCAGCTTCTCCAGTTCATTATCAATACAATCCCGTGAAAACAATTAAAACTAATGTCATGGGAACTTTGAATATGTTGGGATTAGCTAAACGAGTCAAGGCAAGGTTTTTACTTGCTTCTACTTCAGAAGTCTACGGTGATCCAGACGTACATCCCCAACCCGAAGAATATCGCGGTAACGTCAATTGTATTGGTATTCGTAGTTGCTATGACGAAGGGAAAAGAGTAGCAGAAACTCTGGCTTTTGATTACTATCGACAAAATAACGTTGATATTCGCGTAGCACGTATTTTTAATACCTATGGACCGCGAATGTTGGAAAATGATGGTCGTGTAGTCAGTAATTTTGTGGTTCAGGCTTTACGCGGAACACCCTTAACAATTTATGGTGATGGTTCGCAAACTCGCAGTTTTTGCTATGTCTCCGACTTAGTAGAAGGACTGATGCGCTTGATGAACAATGAATATATTGGACCAGTTAATATCGGTAATCCTGGAGAATATACTATTTTAGAATTGGCTAAAACTATTCAAACTATGGTCAATCCTGATGCCGAGTTGGTCTATAAACCACTACCTCAAGACGATCCTCAACAGCGACAACCAGATATTACTCGTGCTAAAACTTGGCTGGGTTGGGAACCAACCATTCCCCTCCAAGAAGGCTTAAAACTAACTATAGAAGACTTTCGCAATCGGATCGAAAGCCAAGAAGTACAAAAGTTAAGTTAA
- a CDS encoding UDP-glucose dehydrogenase, whose translation MRVCVIGTGYVGLVTGVCLSHIGHDVICVDNNEEKVKLMQAGQSPIYEPGLSELMKSSSESGKLQFTSDLAKGVEHGEILFIAVGTPPLPTGESDTRYVEAVARGIGAHLNGGYKVIVNKSTVPIGSGDWVRMIVLDGIAERQKALVTAGGGISTLEENIGGNFDVVSNPEFLREGSAVYDTFNPDRIVLGGNSNRAIAMMQELYQPLVDRTFAEDKSLPPVPVVVTDLSSAEMIKYAANSFLATKISFINEVANICDRVGADVTQVAKGIGLDSRIGSKFLQAGLGWGGSCFPKDVSALIHTADDYGYDAELLKAAVTVNQRQRLVTLEKLQHELKILKGKTVGLLGLTFKPDTDDMRDAPALNLIEQLNRLGAKVKAYDPIVSQSGLSHGLSGVIIESNAEMLADGCDALVLVTDWQEFLKLDFTKMAKVMIQPLIIDGRNFLDRQAVQDAGFRYVGIGR comes from the coding sequence ATGCGTGTTTGTGTTATTGGTACTGGCTATGTTGGCTTAGTTACTGGAGTTTGTTTATCTCATATTGGACATGATGTCATCTGTGTTGATAACAACGAAGAAAAAGTTAAATTAATGCAGGCAGGACAATCTCCAATTTATGAACCAGGATTATCAGAATTGATGAAATCCTCTTCTGAATCTGGAAAGTTGCAATTTACTTCTGATTTAGCTAAAGGGGTAGAACACGGTGAAATTTTATTTATTGCGGTTGGGACTCCACCTCTGCCTACAGGAGAAAGCGATACTCGTTATGTGGAAGCAGTAGCAAGAGGAATTGGCGCGCATCTCAATGGCGGTTATAAAGTCATTGTCAATAAGTCTACCGTACCGATTGGTTCTGGGGACTGGGTAAGAATGATTGTACTAGATGGTATTGCTGAAAGACAAAAAGCTTTGGTTACTGCTGGTGGTGGTATTAGTACGCTTGAAGAAAATATTGGCGGTAACTTTGATGTTGTCAGTAATCCAGAATTTTTAAGAGAAGGTTCAGCCGTCTACGATACTTTTAATCCCGATCGCATTGTTCTCGGTGGCAATAGTAATAGAGCGATCGCAATGATGCAAGAATTATATCAACCTCTCGTAGACCGCACCTTTGCTGAAGATAAATCTTTACCTCCCGTACCAGTAGTGGTGACTGATTTAAGTTCAGCAGAAATGATTAAATACGCTGCTAATTCTTTCCTGGCTACTAAAATTAGTTTTATTAATGAAGTTGCTAATATCTGCGATCGCGTTGGTGCCGATGTTACCCAAGTTGCTAAAGGTATTGGTTTAGATTCCCGAATTGGCAGCAAATTCCTTCAAGCCGGTTTAGGCTGGGGTGGTTCTTGTTTCCCCAAAGATGTTTCTGCTTTAATTCATACTGCGGATGATTATGGTTATGATGCAGAATTACTTAAAGCTGCCGTTACTGTCAACCAACGTCAGCGTCTAGTAACCTTAGAAAAATTACAGCACGAATTAAAAATCCTCAAAGGTAAAACAGTTGGGTTGCTTGGTTTAACCTTCAAACCCGATACTGATGATATGCGTGACGCACCCGCTTTAAATTTAATTGAGCAATTAAATCGTCTTGGTGCTAAAGTCAAAGCTTATGACCCTATTGTTTCCCAATCTGGTCTAAGTCACGGTTTATCAGGCGTAATTATTGAATCTAACGCCGAAATGTTAGCTGATGGTTGTGATGCTTTAGTTTTAGTAACTGATTGGCAAGAATTTTTGAAACTTGACTTTACCAAAATGGCAAAAGTAATGATTCAACCATTAATTATCGATGGTCGTAATTTCCTAGACCGACAAGCTGTTCAAGATGCTGGTTTCCGTTATGTAGGTATTGGTCGTTAG
- a CDS encoding HAD family hydrolase, whose translation MTYLAIASDYDGTLATEGKVDLATLAAVNRWKESGKKFILVTGRRISSLQEIFEKVNICDYVVAENGAVLYHPQSQTSHLLCQPASTKLIERLQQKDIKNIAVGEAIIATWQPHEEIVRETIAELNLCLEIILNKRAIMILPTGINKASGLELALNKLNLTTSEVIGVGDAENDLDLLKYSGLGVAVANALPEVKQQADWVTQGERGLGIQELIQRHLKSID comes from the coding sequence ATGACTTATTTAGCGATCGCAAGTGATTATGACGGCACTTTAGCCACCGAAGGAAAAGTCGATCTAGCAACTTTAGCTGCTGTTAATCGATGGAAAGAATCGGGAAAAAAATTTATTTTAGTAACTGGAAGAAGAATTAGTAGTTTGCAAGAGATTTTTGAAAAAGTTAATATTTGTGATTATGTAGTAGCTGAAAATGGGGCAGTTTTATATCATCCCCAGTCTCAAACATCACATTTATTATGTCAACCAGCCTCAACCAAATTAATTGAAAGGTTACAACAAAAAGATATTAAAAATATTGCCGTAGGAGAAGCGATCATTGCTACTTGGCAACCTCATGAAGAGATAGTTAGAGAGACAATTGCCGAATTAAATTTATGTTTGGAAATAATTTTAAATAAACGAGCAATTATGATTTTACCAACGGGAATAAATAAAGCTAGTGGCTTAGAATTAGCCTTGAATAAATTAAATTTAACTACATCAGAAGTTATTGGAGTAGGTGATGCAGAAAATGATTTAGATTTACTTAAATATTCTGGTTTAGGAGTAGCTGTAGCCAATGCTTTACCAGAAGTAAAACAACAAGCAGACTGGGTTACTCAAGGAGAAAGAGGACTTGGAATACAGGAATTAATTCAAAGACATTTAAAATCAATTGATTAA
- a CDS encoding pentapeptide repeat-containing protein, giving the protein MANVEHLTKLKQGSVKWSEWLDRYRQQTIPDFRQADLSRTNLVGVDLAQANLVSANLCQTDLTGANLAQANLQLAELIDANLSQANLSNADLRQAYLIDADLTEINAIAADFRDANCRCANLYDANLIGTLMRKVNLHHANLTAVKLHRSNLSEANLVEANLNQAELIQANLYDAELVGAFFYQANLTKVNAIKVHASKTYCFAANFSEAKLKESDFRWANLAYANLRNANLIEANLRGANLRGVNLKGANLEEANLRGVNLTKADLRGANLRGANLQEALFKNTKLQGTIMPDGTKHY; this is encoded by the coding sequence ATGGCAAATGTAGAACATTTAACCAAACTAAAACAAGGTTCGGTCAAATGGAGTGAATGGCTCGATCGCTATAGGCAGCAAACCATCCCAGATTTTCGTCAAGCTGATTTAAGTAGAACAAATTTAGTAGGAGTTGATTTAGCTCAGGCGAACTTAGTTAGTGCTAATCTTTGTCAGACTGATTTAACAGGAGCAAATTTAGCCCAAGCCAATTTACAATTAGCCGAATTAATTGACGCTAATTTATCGCAAGCTAATCTTAGTAATGCAGATTTACGTCAAGCTTATTTAATTGATGCGGATCTTACTGAAATAAATGCGATCGCAGCAGATTTTCGGGATGCAAATTGTCGTTGTGCCAACTTATATGATGCTAATTTAATTGGTACTTTGATGAGAAAAGTTAATCTTCATCACGCCAATTTAACAGCAGTAAAATTACATCGAAGTAATTTAAGTGAAGCTAATTTAGTTGAAGCCAATTTAAATCAAGCCGAACTTATTCAGGCTAATTTATATGATGCTGAATTGGTGGGCGCATTTTTTTACCAAGCCAATCTTACCAAAGTTAATGCCATTAAAGTTCATGCTAGTAAAACTTATTGTTTTGCTGCTAATTTTAGTGAAGCTAAATTAAAAGAAAGTGATTTCCGTTGGGCAAATTTAGCTTATGCTAATCTCAGGAATGCAAATTTAATTGAAGCTAATTTAAGAGGAGCAAATTTAAGAGGAGTTAATCTGAAAGGAGCTAATTTAGAAGAAGCTAATTTAAGAGGAGTTAATCTTACTAAAGCAGATTTAAGAGGAGCAAATTTAAGAGGAGCTAATCTACAAGAAGCTCTATTTAAAAATACTAAATTACAAGGAACTATTATGCCTGATGGCACTAAACATTATTGA